A window of Streptomyces gilvosporeus contains these coding sequences:
- a CDS encoding NADPH-dependent FMN reductase, with protein sequence MHPAIRLLALSGSLRKRSSTGAVLRSALDLHDGPATTADIAALPHFNPDLDAEGAAPPPAVAALRTAAAAADAILVVSPEYAHGVPGTLKNALDWLVSSGECVDKPIAVITASPFPTGGNHANAQLRETLETMSGRIVPAACLEIPAIGPKTDPTTERVTDEATLTDLRAALQALRTA encoded by the coding sequence ATGCACCCGGCCATCCGACTCCTCGCCCTCTCCGGCAGCCTCCGCAAGCGCTCCTCCACCGGCGCCGTCCTGCGCTCCGCCCTCGACCTCCACGACGGCCCCGCCACCACCGCGGACATCGCCGCCCTCCCGCACTTCAACCCGGACCTCGACGCCGAGGGCGCCGCACCCCCGCCCGCCGTCGCCGCGCTCCGTACGGCCGCCGCGGCCGCCGACGCGATCCTCGTCGTCAGCCCGGAGTACGCACACGGGGTCCCCGGCACCCTCAAGAACGCGCTCGACTGGCTGGTCAGCAGCGGCGAATGCGTCGACAAGCCGATCGCGGTGATCACCGCCTCGCCCTTCCCCACCGGCGGCAACCACGCCAACGCCCAACTCCGCGAAACGCTGGAGACGATGTCCGGCAGGATCGTCCCGGCCGCCTGCCTCGAAATCCCCGCCATCGGCCCGAAGACCGACCCCACCACGGAACGCGTCACGGACGAGGCAACTCTGACGGACCTACGCGCCGCCCTCCAGGCCCTGCGCACCGCCTGA
- a CDS encoding response regulator transcription factor, with protein sequence MAPATASASAKGGVGRGPGKQPELLRADGSPVRVLVVDDEASLADLLSLALRYEGWDIRAEGDGAGALRCARSWRPDAVLLDVMLPDMDGLTVLGRLRRELPDVPVLFLTAKDAVEDRIAGLTAGGDDYVTKPFSLEEVVARLRGLLRRAGAAAARSESRLTVGDLVLDEDSHEVWRGGDEIHLTATEFELLRYLMRNPRRVLSKTQILDRVWSYDFGGQANVVELYISYLRRKIDAGRTPMIHTRRGAGYLIKPGG encoded by the coding sequence ATGGCGCCCGCGACGGCGTCCGCGTCCGCCAAGGGCGGGGTGGGGCGGGGGCCTGGCAAGCAGCCGGAGTTGTTGCGGGCCGACGGGAGTCCGGTGCGGGTGCTGGTGGTGGATGACGAGGCGTCGCTCGCGGATCTGCTGTCGTTGGCGCTGCGGTACGAGGGCTGGGACATCCGGGCCGAGGGGGACGGGGCGGGGGCGCTGCGGTGTGCGCGGAGTTGGCGGCCGGATGCGGTGCTGCTCGATGTGATGCTGCCGGACATGGACGGGCTGACGGTACTGGGGCGGCTGCGGCGGGAGTTGCCGGATGTGCCGGTGCTCTTCCTGACGGCCAAGGATGCCGTCGAGGACCGTATCGCCGGGCTGACGGCGGGCGGCGACGACTACGTCACCAAGCCGTTCAGCCTGGAGGAGGTGGTGGCCCGGCTGCGTGGGCTGCTGCGGCGGGCCGGGGCGGCGGCCGCGCGCAGCGAGTCGCGGCTGACGGTCGGCGATCTGGTGCTGGACGAGGACAGCCATGAGGTGTGGCGGGGCGGGGACGAGATCCATCTGACCGCGACCGAATTCGAGCTGCTGCGGTATTTGATGCGTAATCCGCGGCGGGTGCTGAGCAAGACGCAGATCCTGGACCGGGTGTGGAGCTACGACTTCGGCGGGCAGGCCAATGTCGTCGAGCTGTACATCTCCTATCTGCGGCGGAAGATCGATGCCGGGCGGACGCCGATGATTCACACCCGGCGCGGGGCGGGGTACCTGATCAAGCCGGGTGGGTAG
- a CDS encoding sensor histidine kinase translates to MDSPPAAAPTPRRPWTLRTRLVVSAVVLIAVVAAVIGTVTSLALQSYLQGKLDDQVGEVLVHAQRPRPPHDPRGDTDLDFVAMGGTPMRTVGARFGPDGSIQDGAKNNNSTSRLPSERLDGLTDAQTAVLAAVPRDGAPHTVELPGLGDYRVRSSPDGTLVLGMPLREVDATVAKLIGVEAWVTVSGLVAAGIAGGVMVGVALRPLRRVAATATRVSELPLHQGEVALHVRVPAAEADARTEVGQVGAALNRMLGHVASALSARQESEMRVRRFVADASHELRTPLASIRGYAELTRRGPERPGPETRHALGRIESEAERMTGLVEDLLLLARLDSGRPLSCESTDLTALVVAAVSDARAAGPGHRWRLALPDDPVLVYGDDDRLHQILVNLLANARTHTPEGTTVTARVRTSGRPWTSGEAGAPAPVRASGGGAVGASVVCLEVEDDGPGIPPALLPRVFERFARGDASRSRAAGSTGLGLAIVQAVVGAHGGTVEVESAPGRTVFTVTLPAAPPAERPPSEAPLDGPPPSDPPPSDPPPSDPPPSDPPPYDPSSYGPSPTASAPSGRPSPLDS, encoded by the coding sequence ATGGATTCGCCCCCCGCCGCCGCCCCCACCCCCCGCCGCCCCTGGACCCTCCGTACGCGGCTGGTGGTGTCGGCGGTGGTGCTGATCGCCGTCGTCGCGGCCGTCATCGGTACGGTCACCTCCCTTGCGCTCCAGTCCTATCTCCAGGGCAAGTTGGACGACCAGGTCGGCGAGGTGCTGGTGCACGCCCAGAGGCCGCGGCCGCCGCACGATCCGCGCGGCGACACCGATCTCGATTTCGTGGCGATGGGCGGGACGCCGATGCGGACGGTGGGCGCGCGCTTCGGGCCCGACGGATCGATCCAGGACGGTGCGAAGAACAACAACTCCACCAGCCGACTGCCCTCGGAGCGGCTGGACGGGCTGACCGACGCCCAGACCGCGGTGCTGGCCGCCGTACCGCGGGACGGAGCGCCGCACACCGTCGAGCTGCCGGGCCTCGGCGACTACCGGGTGCGGTCCTCCCCGGACGGCACGCTCGTGCTCGGTATGCCGCTCCGTGAGGTGGACGCCACGGTCGCCAAGTTGATCGGTGTCGAGGCATGGGTGACGGTCTCCGGGCTCGTCGCGGCCGGCATCGCGGGCGGCGTCATGGTCGGCGTCGCGCTGCGGCCGCTGCGCCGGGTCGCCGCCACCGCCACCCGCGTCTCCGAACTCCCCCTCCACCAGGGCGAGGTGGCCCTGCACGTCCGGGTGCCGGCGGCGGAGGCCGATGCCCGTACGGAGGTGGGGCAGGTCGGGGCGGCGCTCAACCGGATGCTGGGGCATGTCGCCTCGGCGCTGTCGGCGCGCCAGGAGAGCGAGATGCGGGTACGGCGCTTCGTCGCCGACGCCAGCCATGAGCTGCGGACGCCGCTGGCCTCGATAAGGGGCTATGCCGAGCTGACCCGGCGCGGGCCGGAACGGCCGGGACCCGAGACCCGGCACGCCCTGGGGCGGATCGAGTCCGAGGCGGAGCGGATGACGGGGCTGGTGGAGGACCTGCTGCTGCTCGCCCGGCTCGACTCCGGACGGCCGCTCTCCTGCGAGAGCACCGATCTGACGGCCCTCGTCGTCGCGGCGGTGAGCGATGCGCGGGCGGCCGGGCCCGGACACCGGTGGCGACTGGCGCTGCCCGACGACCCCGTGCTGGTGTACGGCGACGACGACCGGCTGCACCAGATCCTGGTGAACCTGCTGGCCAACGCCCGTACGCATACCCCGGAGGGGACGACGGTGACGGCCCGGGTGCGGACCTCGGGGCGGCCATGGACGTCGGGAGAGGCGGGGGCGCCTGCCCCGGTACGGGCCTCCGGGGGCGGTGCCGTGGGCGCGTCCGTCGTCTGCCTGGAGGTGGAGGACGACGGTCCCGGTATCCCGCCCGCCCTGCTCCCGCGCGTCTTCGAGCGGTTCGCGCGCGGCGACGCGTCGCGGTCGCGGGCCGCCGGGAGTACGGGGCTGGGTCTGGCCATCGTGCAGGCGGTGGTGGGTGCGCACGGCGGTACGGTCGAGGTGGAGAGCGCGCCCGGCCGGACGGTCTTCACGGTCACCCTCCCGGCCGCGCCGCCGGCCGAACGGCCGCCTTCCGAAGCGCCCCTGGACGGCCCGCCTCCCTCCGACCCGCCTCCCTCCGACCCGCCTCCCTCCGACCCGCCTCCCTCCGACCCGCCTCCGTATGACCCGTCTTCGTACGGACCGTCCCCGACCGCATCGGCCCCCTCCGGACGCCCCTCGCCCCTGGACTCATAG